A stretch of Sphingomonas sp. JUb134 DNA encodes these proteins:
- a CDS encoding valine--tRNA ligase, whose protein sequence is MTELAKTFDPAAIETRWYAHWEEQGLFRPERPGAEPWTIVNPPPNVTGSLHIGHALDNTLQDILVRHARLQGKDARWVVGTDHAGIATQMVVERNLAKEGVKRTDLGREAFVDKVWEWKAESGGAITGQLRRLGCSMDWANERFTMDEGFSKAVLKVFVQLHRDGLLYRDKRLVNWDPHFGTAISDLEVETREVQGSFWHLRYPLADGSGEIRVATTRPETLLADMAVAVHPEDPRYTALIGKQVRLPITGRLVPIVGDEHADPALGSGAVKITPGHDFNDFEVGRRAGIEARDMLNMLDAKAEVTQTADGLIPSDLLGLDRFEARKAIVARLKEEGFLVPHVDKDGNEHDAEPRTIQTPYGDRSGVVIEPWLTDQWYVDAKTLAQPAIEAVRSGKTQIVPKSWEKTYFNWMENIQPWCVSRQLWWGHRIPAWFAEDGRVFVAETEEAAQAEAGEGVALTRDPDVLDTWFSSALWPFATLGWPENTDPTLGGRYSNDVLISGFDILFFWDARMMMQGLHFMGDVPFRKLYLHGLVRAADGAKMSKSKGNTVDPLGLIDRYGADALRFFMAAMESQGRDIKMDEKRVEGYRNFATKLWNASRFAQANGIGASTTLEPPAATLAVNKWIVAEAVACVQAVDLAFADLRFDGAANAIYQFVWSRFCDWYLELIKPVLQGEGAEGADETRAVAGWVLDQILVMLHPFMPFITEELWHAMGTRSNDLIVARWPIADARALDPAASQEIDWVIRLVSEVRAARTELNVPPGARLPIHVRDASPLTAERLAAQGNVLARLARVDVATGAVPAGGALQIVVDEATFVLPLEGVVDLEAERARLTKAIAAAEKERDSLAARLDNPSFVGRAKPEAVEKARADHADKQAEATRLQAALGRLG, encoded by the coding sequence GGCTGTTCCGCCCCGAGCGGCCCGGCGCCGAGCCCTGGACGATCGTCAACCCGCCGCCCAACGTTACCGGCAGCCTCCACATCGGCCACGCGCTCGACAACACGCTGCAGGACATTCTGGTCCGCCACGCGCGGTTGCAGGGCAAGGATGCACGCTGGGTCGTCGGCACCGACCACGCCGGCATCGCCACGCAGATGGTCGTCGAGCGCAACCTCGCCAAGGAAGGCGTGAAGCGCACCGATCTCGGCCGCGAGGCGTTCGTCGACAAGGTCTGGGAGTGGAAGGCGGAGAGCGGCGGCGCCATCACCGGCCAGCTGCGGCGCCTGGGCTGCTCGATGGATTGGGCCAACGAGCGCTTCACCATGGACGAGGGCTTTTCGAAGGCCGTCCTCAAGGTCTTCGTCCAGCTGCACCGCGACGGACTGCTTTATCGCGACAAGCGGCTGGTGAACTGGGACCCGCATTTCGGCACCGCGATCAGCGACCTGGAGGTCGAGACGCGCGAAGTGCAGGGCAGCTTCTGGCACCTGCGCTACCCGCTGGCGGACGGATCGGGCGAGATCCGCGTCGCCACGACCCGGCCGGAGACGCTGCTCGCCGACATGGCGGTGGCGGTGCATCCCGAGGACCCGCGCTACACCGCGCTGATCGGAAAGCAGGTGCGGCTGCCGATCACCGGCCGGCTGGTGCCGATCGTGGGCGACGAGCATGCCGATCCGGCGCTGGGCTCGGGCGCGGTCAAGATCACGCCGGGCCACGACTTCAACGACTTCGAGGTCGGCCGCCGCGCCGGCATCGAGGCGCGCGACATGCTCAACATGCTCGATGCGAAGGCGGAGGTCACCCAGACCGCCGACGGGCTGATCCCCTCCGATCTGCTCGGCCTCGACCGGTTCGAGGCGCGCAAGGCGATCGTCGCCCGGCTGAAGGAAGAGGGCTTCCTCGTTCCCCACGTCGACAAGGACGGCAACGAGCACGACGCCGAGCCGCGCACGATCCAGACGCCCTATGGCGACCGTTCGGGCGTGGTGATCGAGCCGTGGCTGACCGACCAATGGTATGTCGACGCCAAGACTCTCGCCCAGCCCGCGATCGAGGCGGTGCGCTCGGGCAAGACCCAGATCGTGCCCAAGAGCTGGGAAAAGACCTATTTCAATTGGATGGAGAACATCCAGCCGTGGTGCGTCTCGCGCCAGCTGTGGTGGGGCCACCGTATCCCGGCGTGGTTTGCCGAAGACGGCCGCGTGTTCGTCGCCGAGACGGAGGAAGCGGCGCAGGCGGAAGCGGGTGAGGGCGTCGCGCTCACCCGCGATCCCGACGTGCTCGACACCTGGTTCTCCTCGGCGCTGTGGCCGTTCGCGACGCTGGGTTGGCCGGAGAACACCGATCCGACGCTCGGCGGGCGCTATTCCAACGACGTGCTGATCTCGGGCTTCGACATCCTGTTCTTCTGGGATGCGCGCATGATGATGCAGGGGCTGCACTTCATGGGCGATGTGCCGTTCCGCAAGCTCTACCTGCACGGGCTGGTACGCGCCGCCGACGGCGCCAAGATGTCCAAGTCCAAGGGCAACACCGTCGATCCGCTCGGCCTGATCGACCGCTATGGCGCGGACGCGCTGCGCTTCTTCATGGCGGCGATGGAAAGCCAGGGCCGCGACATCAAAATGGATGAGAAGCGGGTCGAGGGATACCGCAACTTCGCGACCAAGCTCTGGAACGCGTCGCGCTTCGCTCAGGCGAACGGCATTGGGGCCTCAACCACGCTGGAGCCGCCGGCAGCGACGCTCGCGGTCAACAAGTGGATCGTGGCGGAGGCGGTGGCCTGCGTGCAGGCGGTCGACCTCGCCTTTGCCGACCTGCGCTTCGACGGCGCGGCCAACGCGATCTACCAGTTCGTGTGGAGCCGCTTCTGCGACTGGTATCTCGAGCTCATCAAGCCGGTGTTGCAGGGCGAGGGTGCCGAGGGTGCCGACGAGACCCGTGCGGTCGCGGGCTGGGTGCTCGACCAGATCCTGGTGATGCTCCACCCGTTCATGCCCTTCATCACCGAAGAGCTGTGGCATGCGATGGGCACCCGCTCGAACGACCTGATCGTCGCGCGCTGGCCGATCGCCGACGCCCGCGCGCTCGATCCGGCGGCGAGCCAGGAGATCGACTGGGTGATCCGCCTGGTGAGCGAAGTGCGCGCCGCGCGCACCGAGCTGAACGTGCCGCCGGGTGCCCGCCTGCCGATCCACGTCCGCGATGCCTCGCCGCTGACGGCCGAGCGCTTGGCGGCCCAGGGGAATGTGCTCGCGCGCCTTGCCCGCGTCGATGTGGCGACCGGTGCGGTTCCCGCCGGCGGCGCGTTGCAGATCGTGGTGGACGAGGCGACCTTCGTGCTGCCGCTGGAGGGCGTCGTCGACCTGGAGGCCGAGCGCGCCCGCCTCACCAAGGCGATCGCCGCGGCGGAGAAGGAGCGGGACTCGCTTGCCGCCCGGCTCGACAACCCGAGCTTCGTGGGACGCGCCAAGCCGGAGGCGGTGGAAAAGGCCCGCGCCGACCACGCGGACAAGCAGGCGGAAGCAACCCGCCTCCAGGCGGCACTCGGCCGGCTCGGCTAA
- a CDS encoding alkaline phosphatase family protein has protein sequence MRLVRPLASLIAAGLLSSTAMAPLRAQEAPAAPAAPAAAPTTPPKLIVAISVDQFSANLFAEYRNRFTGGFARLLDGAVFPSGYQSHAATETCPGHSTILTGSRPYRTGIMANDWYDQKAARADKKIYCAEDETVPGSNSDDYTVSDRHLKVPTLGERMKNANPATRVVSVAGKDRAAVMMGGHKVDELWWWGGKGFVSYAGRTMPAVVQRANAAVAAQIARAQPALELPALCQARSQPIQVGTRTVGTGRFERAAGDTNAFRRSPEFDGAVLALAAGLIQDMKLGQGETTDIISVGASATDYVGHGFGTEGSEMCLQMLSLDRSLGDFFAVLDATGVDYQVVLTADHGGQDIAERHAIHAMPDATRQGGTLDVKVIGQEIGRKLGIAGPVLLGGVNGDIWYDIKLTAAQRAAVEREAIARLSANPQVETVFTRAQVLATRMPGHTDPQTWSLLERARASFDPERSGDLLVPLKPRVTPVPLPVGSTVASHGSFWDYDRRVPMLFWRKGMTPFEQPLGVETVDILPTLAALIHLPVPAGEIDGRCLDLDAGPGDSCRR, from the coding sequence ATGCGTCTTGTTCGTCCGCTCGCGTCGCTGATTGCGGCCGGCCTGCTCAGCAGCACCGCGATGGCACCGCTGCGCGCGCAGGAAGCCCCCGCGGCGCCAGCGGCCCCCGCTGCGGCGCCGACCACGCCCCCCAAGCTGATCGTCGCGATCTCGGTCGACCAGTTCTCCGCCAACCTCTTTGCCGAGTATCGCAATCGCTTCACCGGCGGCTTTGCGCGGCTGCTGGACGGTGCGGTGTTCCCCTCCGGCTACCAGAGCCATGCCGCGACCGAGACCTGCCCCGGCCACTCCACGATCCTGACGGGCTCGCGGCCCTATCGCACCGGCATCATGGCGAACGACTGGTACGACCAGAAGGCGGCCCGCGCGGACAAGAAGATCTATTGCGCCGAGGACGAGACGGTGCCGGGCAGCAACTCCGACGACTATACGGTCTCGGATCGCCACCTGAAGGTGCCGACGCTGGGCGAGCGGATGAAGAACGCCAATCCGGCCACCCGCGTCGTCTCCGTCGCCGGCAAGGATCGAGCGGCCGTGATGATGGGCGGCCACAAGGTGGACGAGCTGTGGTGGTGGGGCGGCAAGGGCTTCGTGTCCTATGCCGGCCGCACGATGCCCGCCGTGGTCCAACGGGCCAACGCCGCCGTCGCCGCGCAGATCGCCCGGGCCCAGCCGGCGCTTGAACTGCCGGCGTTGTGCCAGGCGCGTTCGCAGCCGATCCAGGTCGGCACCCGCACCGTCGGCACCGGCCGTTTCGAGCGGGCTGCGGGCGACACCAACGCCTTCCGTCGCTCGCCCGAGTTCGACGGGGCCGTGCTGGCGCTTGCCGCCGGGCTGATCCAGGACATGAAGCTCGGTCAAGGCGAGACCACCGACATCATCTCGGTCGGCGCTTCGGCCACCGACTATGTCGGCCACGGCTTCGGCACCGAAGGCAGCGAGATGTGCCTGCAGATGCTGTCGCTCGACCGCTCGCTCGGCGACTTCTTCGCGGTGCTGGACGCGACCGGCGTCGATTACCAGGTGGTGCTGACCGCCGACCATGGCGGCCAGGACATCGCCGAGCGCCACGCCATCCACGCCATGCCCGATGCGACGCGCCAGGGCGGCACGCTGGACGTGAAGGTGATCGGGCAGGAGATCGGCCGGAAGCTCGGGATCGCAGGCCCGGTGCTGCTGGGCGGCGTGAACGGCGACATCTGGTACGACATCAAGCTGACCGCAGCGCAGCGCGCCGCGGTGGAGCGCGAGGCGATCGCCCGGCTTTCCGCCAATCCGCAGGTGGAGACAGTCTTCACCCGCGCCCAGGTGCTGGCGACGCGGATGCCGGGCCACACCGACCCGCAGACCTGGTCGCTGCTGGAGCGCGCGCGCGCCTCCTTCGATCCGGAGCGTTCGGGCGACCTACTGGTGCCGCTCAAGCCGCGCGTCACGCCGGTGCCGCTGCCGGTGGGCTCCACCGTCGCCTCGCACGGCAGCTTCTGGGACTATGATCGGCGGGTGCCGATGCTGTTCTGGCGCAAGGGCATGACCCCGTTCGAGCAGCCGCTGGGGGTCGAGACGGTCGACATCCTGCCGACGCTCGCCGCGCTGATCCACCTGCCGGTGCCGGCGGGGGAGATCGACGGGCGGTGCCTCGACCTGGACGCGGGTCCGGGCGACAGCTGCCGGCGGTAA